In a genomic window of Campylobacter concisus:
- a CDS encoding 30S ribosomal protein S1 yields the protein MAVNKSVQLGKAKDEDIEDIDFAAMLEESFKKTEEDSDAKIVSINGDEVLIDVGKKSEGILNVSEITDANGNLTHKVGDTIKVVITGSRNGRPIVSHKKALRKEKVKAFIEAYDPENSGEIDVKVVGKNKGGFITQDVNGVEFFLPKTHSGFKNAEGVIGKTYKVRVIKIDKEENSIVVSRKKILDDDRKKRKEALSSIVENDSVIEGTVKKITTYGMFVDVGGVDGLVHYSEISYKGPVNPSSLYKEGDKVLVKVISYDNEKRHLSLSIKAATPDPWEEIINDGLEVGDTIKVTVSNIEPYGAFVDLGNDIEGFLHISEISWDKNIKNPKDHINEGQEIDVEVIEIDAKGHRLRVSLKNLLPKPFDEFKAKHKEGDVVKGVVTTITNFGAFVRVGCIEGLLHNEDASWDRNDKCKDMFKAGDELEVKIIKIDSAEQKVSLSLKDLKQSPVQAFADKFNVGDIVKGTIRDIKDFGVFVELGDNVDALIRKEDLGSVDVGTLKIGDEIEAAIAFIDEKKNRIRLSIRRLAKQKEREVLNEINDNDDKVTLGDIIKEQLL from the coding sequence ATGGCTGTGAACAAAAGTGTTCAATTAGGAAAAGCAAAAGACGAAGATATCGAAGATATCGATTTTGCTGCGATGTTAGAGGAGTCTTTTAAAAAGACTGAAGAAGATAGTGACGCAAAGATCGTCAGTATCAATGGCGATGAGGTTTTAATTGACGTTGGCAAGAAGTCAGAAGGCATTTTAAATGTTTCTGAGATCACTGATGCAAATGGCAACCTGACGCATAAAGTTGGCGATACGATCAAAGTTGTAATAACTGGATCAAGAAATGGAAGACCTATAGTGTCGCACAAAAAAGCACTTAGAAAAGAGAAAGTTAAAGCTTTCATCGAAGCTTACGATCCTGAAAATTCTGGCGAAATCGACGTAAAAGTAGTTGGAAAAAATAAAGGTGGCTTTATCACTCAAGATGTAAATGGCGTGGAATTTTTCTTACCAAAAACTCACAGTGGCTTTAAAAATGCTGAAGGAGTAATTGGTAAAACATATAAAGTAAGAGTTATAAAAATTGATAAAGAAGAAAATAGCATAGTTGTCTCTAGAAAGAAAATTTTAGATGACGACCGCAAAAAGCGTAAAGAAGCTCTATCAAGCATAGTAGAAAATGATAGCGTTATAGAGGGTACAGTTAAAAAAATCACAACTTATGGTATGTTTGTTGATGTTGGTGGAGTTGATGGGCTTGTGCATTACAGTGAGATAAGTTATAAAGGCCCAGTAAACCCTAGCTCACTATATAAAGAAGGTGATAAAGTTTTAGTTAAAGTTATCAGCTATGACAACGAAAAACGCCACTTGTCTCTATCTATCAAGGCAGCTACTCCAGATCCTTGGGAAGAGATCATAAATGATGGACTAGAGGTTGGTGACACTATCAAAGTTACAGTTAGCAATATCGAGCCTTATGGCGCATTTGTTGATCTTGGAAATGATATTGAAGGATTTTTGCATATATCTGAAATTTCATGGGATAAAAATATCAAAAATCCAAAAGATCACATCAATGAAGGTCAAGAGATTGATGTTGAGGTTATTGAGATAGATGCTAAAGGACACCGCCTAAGAGTAAGCCTTAAAAATTTACTTCCAAAGCCATTTGATGAGTTTAAGGCAAAACACAAAGAGGGCGACGTAGTAAAAGGCGTTGTGACAACTATCACAAATTTTGGTGCATTTGTTAGAGTGGGTTGTATTGAAGGCTTGTTGCATAATGAAGATGCATCTTGGGATAGAAACGATAAATGTAAAGATATGTTTAAAGCTGGTGATGAGCTTGAAGTAAAAATCATCAAAATCGATAGCGCTGAACAAAAAGTTTCACTTAGCCTAAAAGACCTAAAACAAAGCCCAGTTCAAGCATTTGCTGATAAATTTAATGTAGGTGATATCGTAAAAGGAACAATTCGCGATATTAAAGACTTTGGCGTGTTTGTAGAGCTTGGTGATAACGTTGATGCACTGATCCGCAAAGAAGATCTAGGCAGTGTAGATGTTGGCACACTTAAGATCGGCGATGAGATCGAAGCAGCTATTGCATTTATCGATGAGAAGAAAAATAGAATTCGCCTGAGCATACGCCGTTTAGCAAAACAAAAAGAGCGTGAAGTGTTAAATGAGATCAATGATAACGATGATAAAGTAACACTTGGCGATATCATAAAAGAACAATTACTTTAG
- a CDS encoding histidine triad nucleotide-binding protein: MTIFEKIVAGEIPCNKVLESEKFLAFNDINPKAPIHILIIPKKHYKNFQEMDPVLMGEMTKFIQEVATLMGVDKSGYRLITNCGENGGQEVMHLHFHLLGGAKLGWSEGVADPQSTF; the protein is encoded by the coding sequence ATGACCATATTTGAAAAGATCGTAGCTGGTGAAATCCCTTGCAACAAAGTGCTTGAAAGCGAGAAATTTCTAGCTTTTAACGACATAAACCCAAAAGCACCGATCCACATCCTAATCATCCCAAAAAAACACTATAAAAATTTCCAAGAAATGGATCCGGTTTTAATGGGAGAGATGACAAAATTTATCCAAGAAGTGGCGACCTTAATGGGCGTTGATAAGAGCGGATACCGCCTTATAACAAACTGCGGTGAAAACGGCGGTCAAGAAGTTATGCATCTGCATTTTCACCTGCTTGGCGGAGCTAAGCTTGGCTGGAGCGAAGGCGTAGCTGATCCACAAAGCACATTTTAA
- a CDS encoding SelT/SelW/SelH family (seleno)protein has product MQVKIIYCNSUNYRPVASRVEDEIKANFSDARVEKVIGGGGNFIVEVDGDVIFSKKDRIGNDEARFPHGEEITTLINKYLKEKSA; this is encoded by the coding sequence ATGCAAGTAAAAATTATTTACTGCAACTCTTGAAACTATCGTCCGGTAGCTTCTCGTGTAGAAGATGAAATAAAAGCGAACTTTAGTGATGCAAGAGTCGAAAAGGTTATAGGTGGTGGTGGAAATTTCATCGTCGAGGTTGATGGAGATGTTATATTTTCTAAGAAAGATCGCATCGGAAATGATGAAGCGAGATTTCCTCACGGTGAAGAGATCACAACTCTTATAAACAAATATCTTAAAGAAAAGTCGGCTTAA
- a CDS encoding DJ-1 family glyoxalase III: MKKVAVILADGFEEIEALTSVDVLRRAGAIASIVGLNDVNIKGCHNICVKADVTLREMKELDYDAIVLPGGLPGASNLANDTRLKAILQNFDKSNKLICAICAAPMVLESAGVLKDHFVCYPGFEENVRSDKRGYDSSKSVLRDQNIITAKGPAFSMEFVLFIVKNLLGDEAYLKVKNDLLYK; the protein is encoded by the coding sequence ATGAAAAAAGTTGCTGTGATTTTAGCTGATGGATTTGAGGAGATAGAAGCGCTAACTTCTGTTGATGTTTTACGTAGAGCTGGAGCGATAGCTTCTATTGTTGGGCTAAATGACGTAAATATCAAAGGATGTCACAATATATGCGTAAAAGCTGATGTGACACTTCGCGAAATGAAGGAGCTAGACTACGATGCGATCGTCCTTCCTGGCGGACTTCCAGGAGCTAGCAATCTAGCAAACGATACAAGACTCAAAGCAATTTTGCAAAATTTTGATAAAAGCAATAAGCTTATTTGTGCCATTTGTGCTGCTCCTATGGTGCTTGAGAGTGCTGGTGTACTAAAAGATCATTTTGTTTGTTATCCAGGATTTGAAGAAAATGTAAGAAGTGATAAAAGGGGCTATGATAGCAGTAAGAGTGTATTGAGGGATCAAAATATTATTACTGCAAAGGGTCCTGCTTTTTCAATGGAATTTGTACTTTTTATAGTTAAAAATTTACTTGGCGATGAAGCGTATCTTAAAGTAAAGAATGATTTACTTTATAAATAG
- the aroA gene encoding 3-phosphoshikimate 1-carboxyvinyltransferase, producing the protein MRIYPLEKSLNLTIDDIAADKSISHRCAIFSLLSDKPSRVRNYLRAGDTLNTLKIVQLLGAKVEDSSSEITITPPQKIKEPNEILECGNSGTAMRLFMGLLAVQDGFFVLSGDRYLNSRPMARIAKPLNDMGAKIDGANNANNAPLCIRGTKFERFSFDSKIASAQVKSALLLAALYSNGCKFSEPELSRDHTERMLAGMGADIKRDNLEITLEPMKAPLAPLDIDVPNDPSSAFFFAVAALIIPGSHIILKNVLLNKTRIEAYKILEKMGAEIKFHKISSKYEDIGDIEVKYSPNLKGVEVSENISWLIDEAPALAITFACAKGQSKLTNAKELRVKESDRIAVTINALKQCGVDASELEDGFIINGSEAKFATIDSHGDHRIAMSFAVLGLKCGMQIEKSEFIATSFPNFAEILKKMGARVED; encoded by the coding sequence ATGAGAATTTATCCATTAGAAAAAAGTCTAAATTTAACTATTGACGACATCGCAGCGGATAAATCAATATCGCATAGATGCGCGATCTTTTCGCTTTTAAGCGATAAACCATCTCGCGTTAGAAACTATCTAAGGGCTGGCGATACGCTAAATACTTTAAAGATAGTCCAGCTTTTGGGAGCGAAGGTTGAAGATAGTAGCTCTGAAATAACCATCACACCGCCACAAAAGATAAAAGAGCCAAATGAAATTTTAGAGTGTGGTAACTCTGGTACGGCGATGAGGCTTTTTATGGGATTACTAGCCGTACAGGATGGCTTTTTTGTGCTAAGTGGTGATAGATATTTAAACTCACGTCCAATGGCTAGAATAGCAAAACCTCTAAATGATATGGGCGCAAAGATAGATGGTGCAAACAACGCAAACAATGCTCCACTTTGCATAAGAGGGACGAAATTTGAAAGATTTAGTTTTGATAGCAAGATCGCCTCAGCCCAGGTAAAAAGTGCGCTTTTACTAGCGGCTCTTTACTCAAATGGTTGCAAATTTAGTGAGCCAGAGCTAAGCAGGGATCACACCGAGCGCATGCTTGCTGGCATGGGAGCTGATATAAAGCGTGACAACTTAGAGATCACACTAGAGCCGATGAAAGCCCCACTCGCGCCGCTTGATATAGACGTGCCAAATGATCCAAGTTCTGCATTTTTCTTTGCGGTCGCAGCACTTATCATTCCGGGCTCACATATTATTTTAAAAAATGTCTTGCTAAATAAAACTCGCATCGAAGCTTATAAAATTCTAGAAAAAATGGGAGCTGAGATAAAATTTCACAAAATTTCAAGCAAATATGAAGATATTGGCGATATCGAGGTCAAGTACTCGCCAAATTTAAAAGGTGTAGAAGTGAGTGAAAATATCTCGTGGCTCATTGATGAAGCCCCAGCTTTAGCCATCACATTTGCCTGCGCCAAAGGCCAAAGCAAGCTGACAAATGCTAAAGAGCTTCGTGTAAAAGAGAGCGATAGGATAGCTGTCACGATAAATGCGTTAAAGCAGTGTGGCGTTGATGCTAGCGAGCTTGAAGATGGCTTTATCATAAATGGTTCAGAGGCTAAATTTGCCACGATCGATAGTCACGGGGATCACAGGATCGCAATGAGTTTTGCTGTGCTTGGACTAAAGTGCGGCATGCAGATAGAAAAGAGTGAATTTATCGCCACTTCATTTCCAAATTTTGCTGAAATTTTAAAGAAAATGGGAGCTAGAGTTGAAGATTGA
- the pheT gene encoding phenylalanine--tRNA ligase subunit beta, with amino-acid sequence MIISKHWLNEWIDLSDVSGETLSKTLNSIGLEVDSYKEINLPKSIVVGYIKSREKHPDADKLSVCQVDVGGETLQIVCGAKNVEAGQFVPVALIGTTMPNGLEIKKAKLRGIESSGMICSSSELGLPKVNDGILPLDESIGKLKLGTSLSEFEIFKDTIIEVDVTANRGDCQNLHGIAREICAALDLNMKDSHEDDESENLLGIGRIASVRVEDKVNGSFLYKAFELKEGLYENLITRMRLALIECQKTNLVERLLEYATFCTGVLFRAYDQAKLVSEGEKAVFDIKNGENGECIVYCGDKNLGIAGIYQSDVARVDEKSKVILVEASYVKPDIVSKAIFENKNLPKGDQIYRSSRGSEPNLAYGADYLFKRLANFKDALNLFAGSQQSLLNTEPITLSISLFEIKNMIGQDIARNDVVKILKKLGFEIAVNVEQESFNVKVPLFRHDIVNSHDVCEEIVRIIGIDNIASKPLNFSEKNRLNKTYFDYKNALNLRCRAADNGFFESVHYVFDSEDELSELNFKPCKVKILNPINNELNTLRPTLVNHLLSSSEKNIKNSKRSVRLFELGEIFDENVNQGLNLGFVVSGLLKEPTLINGAKGEEANFYAFAAMVQNVIGKFELKPCQCISYLSPYEQAYIYQNGENIGYIGRVDARVEAKRDLPRTYVCEIDFAKLKFEPILAVPYSKFQSTTRDLSLIVPENFEAGRIYECIRGLNLKELKEFLPVDIYKDAKLNGSISLSLKFTFQDMEKTLEDDDINALMDKILSELKEKLNIGIR; translated from the coding sequence ATGATAATTTCAAAGCATTGGTTAAACGAGTGGATCGACCTTAGCGACGTTAGCGGCGAGACACTTTCAAAGACATTAAATTCTATTGGGCTAGAGGTTGATAGTTATAAAGAGATAAATTTACCAAAGAGTATCGTGGTTGGCTACATAAAAAGCAGAGAAAAACATCCAGATGCCGATAAACTAAGCGTTTGTCAAGTAGATGTTGGTGGAGAGACGCTTCAGATCGTGTGTGGGGCTAAAAATGTTGAAGCTGGTCAATTTGTGCCAGTTGCACTTATTGGCACGACTATGCCAAATGGTCTTGAGATAAAAAAAGCAAAGCTAAGAGGTATCGAGTCAAGTGGTATGATCTGCTCTTCAAGTGAGCTGGGACTTCCAAAGGTAAACGATGGAATTTTACCGCTTGATGAGAGTATTGGCAAGCTAAAACTTGGTACAAGTCTTAGCGAATTTGAGATATTTAAAGATACGATAATCGAAGTTGATGTCACAGCAAACAGAGGCGATTGCCAAAATTTACATGGCATCGCAAGAGAAATTTGTGCAGCGCTTGATCTAAATATGAAAGATAGTCACGAAGACGATGAGAGCGAAAATTTACTAGGTATTGGCAGAATAGCTTCTGTGCGAGTAGAGGATAAAGTAAATGGGTCATTTTTGTATAAGGCTTTTGAGCTAAAAGAAGGACTATATGAAAATCTAATAACTCGCATGCGTCTAGCATTAATAGAGTGTCAAAAGACAAATTTAGTTGAGAGACTGCTTGAATACGCGACATTTTGCACTGGTGTTTTATTTAGGGCTTATGATCAGGCTAAACTAGTAAGTGAAGGCGAAAAGGCTGTTTTTGATATAAAAAATGGCGAAAATGGCGAATGCATCGTTTATTGCGGGGATAAAAATTTAGGCATTGCTGGAATTTACCAAAGTGACGTAGCAAGGGTAGATGAGAAGTCAAAAGTGATCCTAGTAGAAGCTAGCTACGTAAAGCCAGATATTGTTTCAAAAGCTATTTTTGAAAATAAAAATTTACCAAAGGGTGATCAAATTTATCGCTCAAGTCGTGGTAGCGAGCCAAATTTAGCTTATGGTGCGGATTATTTATTTAAAAGACTTGCCAATTTTAAAGATGCGCTAAATCTCTTTGCTGGCTCACAGCAGTCGCTTTTAAACACCGAGCCTATCACGCTTAGCATCTCTCTTTTTGAGATTAAAAATATGATCGGTCAAGATATTGCTAGAAATGATGTCGTTAAAATTTTAAAGAAACTTGGCTTTGAGATCGCAGTAAATGTTGAGCAAGAAAGTTTTAATGTAAAAGTACCGTTATTTCGCCATGATATAGTAAATTCTCACGATGTTTGCGAGGAGATCGTAAGAATAATAGGCATAGACAATATCGCCTCAAAGCCACTAAATTTCTCTGAGAAAAATAGGCTAAATAAGACATATTTTGACTATAAAAACGCCCTAAATCTAAGGTGTAGAGCGGCTGATAATGGCTTTTTTGAAAGCGTGCACTATGTCTTTGATAGTGAGGACGAGCTTAGTGAGCTAAATTTTAAGCCATGCAAAGTCAAGATACTAAATCCTATAAATAACGAGTTAAACACGCTTAGACCGACACTTGTTAATCACCTTCTAAGCTCAAGCGAGAAAAATATCAAAAACTCGAAACGCTCAGTTAGACTATTTGAGCTTGGAGAAATTTTTGATGAAAATGTAAATCAGGGCTTAAATTTAGGCTTTGTTGTGTCTGGACTTTTAAAAGAGCCTACGCTGATAAATGGCGCAAAGGGCGAAGAGGCAAATTTCTACGCATTTGCGGCGATGGTGCAAAATGTCATAGGCAAATTTGAACTAAAACCTTGCCAGTGTATCTCATATCTTAGCCCATACGAGCAAGCATACATCTATCAAAATGGCGAAAATATTGGTTATATCGGCAGAGTTGATGCAAGAGTAGAGGCAAAAAGAGATCTGCCAAGAACTTACGTCTGCGAGATAGATTTTGCGAAGCTTAAATTTGAACCGATCTTGGCAGTGCCTTACTCTAAATTTCAAAGCACAACAAGGGATCTTAGTCTCATCGTGCCTGAAAATTTCGAGGCTGGACGAATTTATGAGTGCATAAGAGGGCTAAATCTAAAAGAGCTAAAAGAATTTTTACCAGTTGATATTTATAAAGATGCGAAGCTAAATGGCTCGATCAGCCTTAGCCTTAAATTTACATTCCAGGATATGGAAAAAACGCTTGAAGATGACGATATAAACGCACTTATGGATAAAATTTTAAGCGAGCTAAAAGAGAAACTAAATATCGGAATAAGATGA
- the serA gene encoding phosphoglycerate dehydrogenase → MMKTIIVCDAIHPVGFELLKKEQDINVIDAVNTPKDELLKILGEADVAITRSSTEVNEAFLNAGKKLKAIVRAGVGVDNVDIEGCSRRGIIAMNVPTANTIAAVELTMAHMLASARSLEYAHNDLKLDRIWKREKWYGVELFKKKLGVIGFGNIGSRVAVRAKAFGMEIIAYDPYIDPSKVIDMGGTYTKNFDDILACDFITIHTPKTKETTNMIGAKEIAKMKDGVRLINCARGGLYNEEALYEGLKSGKIAFAGIDVFTREPATDHPLLDLNNVSVTPHLGANTLESQRNIAVEAVEQAILAARGISYPNALNLPIKTEDLPPFVEPYIDLTSKMAFLAAQINKSVIKAIRIETHGQISEYANSMLTFAIVGALKESLGDAINYVNAKFLCDEKGIVTETSLGGDSIFKNKITVRLTTENGIVTVGGTVFGENQQRIVTINGFKTDFKPKGKMIIFKNHDVPGVIAQISKILADEKINIADFRLGRDDHNMALAVILVDEHIKAETLERLNALEACVWAQYAVI, encoded by the coding sequence ATTATGAAGACTATCATTGTTTGCGATGCGATACATCCAGTAGGTTTTGAACTTTTAAAGAAAGAGCAAGATATAAACGTAATAGACGCAGTTAATACGCCCAAAGATGAACTTTTAAAAATTTTAGGCGAGGCTGATGTTGCTATAACAAGAAGCTCAACTGAAGTAAACGAGGCCTTTTTAAACGCTGGTAAAAAACTAAAAGCTATCGTTAGAGCTGGTGTTGGTGTAGATAATGTCGATATAGAAGGATGCTCAAGGCGTGGCATAATAGCTATGAACGTTCCAACTGCAAACACTATTGCCGCGGTTGAGCTAACAATGGCGCATATGCTAGCTTCAGCTAGATCTCTTGAATACGCTCACAACGATCTAAAACTAGATAGAATTTGGAAACGCGAGAAGTGGTATGGGGTTGAGCTTTTTAAGAAAAAGCTTGGCGTGATCGGCTTTGGAAATATTGGCTCGAGAGTAGCTGTTCGTGCAAAAGCTTTTGGTATGGAGATCATCGCTTATGATCCATATATTGACCCATCTAAAGTTATCGACATGGGCGGTACTTATACTAAAAATTTTGATGATATTTTAGCATGTGATTTTATCACGATACATACGCCAAAGACTAAAGAGACAACAAATATGATCGGCGCCAAAGAGATCGCAAAAATGAAAGATGGTGTAAGACTTATAAACTGCGCTAGAGGCGGTCTTTATAACGAAGAAGCACTTTATGAAGGACTAAAAAGTGGCAAGATAGCATTTGCTGGTATTGATGTTTTTACAAGAGAGCCAGCAACTGATCATCCACTTCTTGATCTAAATAATGTAAGTGTCACCCCACATCTTGGAGCAAATACTCTTGAATCACAGCGAAATATCGCAGTTGAGGCAGTCGAACAAGCTATTTTAGCAGCACGTGGTATAAGCTATCCAAATGCATTAAATTTACCTATAAAAACAGAAGATCTACCGCCATTTGTTGAGCCTTATATCGATCTTACAAGCAAGATGGCATTTCTTGCTGCACAGATAAATAAAAGCGTTATCAAGGCCATTCGTATCGAGACTCACGGTCAAATCAGCGAATATGCAAATTCAATGCTAACTTTTGCAATCGTAGGTGCTTTAAAAGAGAGTCTTGGTGATGCGATAAATTATGTAAATGCTAAATTTTTATGCGATGAAAAAGGTATAGTGACCGAAACTAGCCTTGGTGGAGATAGCATTTTTAAAAATAAAATTACCGTTCGCTTAACTACTGAAAATGGCATTGTAACCGTAGGTGGAACGGTGTTTGGTGAAAATCAGCAACGCATCGTAACGATAAATGGATTTAAGACCGACTTTAAGCCAAAAGGTAAGATGATCATCTTTAAAAACCACGACGTGCCAGGCGTTATCGCTCAGATTAGTAAAATTTTGGCTGATGAAAAAATTAATATCGCAGACTTCCGCCTTGGTAGAGATGATCACAATATGGCACTTGCTGTCATCTTGGTTGATGAACATATAAAAGCAGAAACGTTAGAGAGACTAAACGCACTTGAAGCTTGCGTTTGGGCTCAATACGCAGTTATATAA
- a CDS encoding 4-hydroxy-3-methylbut-2-enyl diphosphate reductase, whose product MKIELASSYGFCFGVKRAIKIAENAGDAATIGPLIHNNEEISRLEKNYNVKTLEGIDELKDEKKAIIRTHGITKNDLAELKKSDIKVIDATCPFVTKPQQICEKMSEEGYDVVIYGDMHHPEVKGVKSYAKGNVYVVLEESELDGIKFKQKVALVSQTTRKVEKFMQIANYLMLHVKEVRVFNTICNATFENQEAAKNLAKRADVMIIIGGKNSSNTKQLYLISKKFCEDSYLIESEEELEKSWFDGKNLCGISAGASTPDWIIQKVVDRIKKV is encoded by the coding sequence TTGAAGATTGAGCTTGCTAGTAGTTATGGATTTTGCTTTGGTGTAAAAAGGGCGATAAAGATTGCTGAAAATGCAGGAGATGCTGCGACCATCGGTCCGCTCATACACAATAACGAAGAGATAAGTAGGCTTGAGAAAAACTACAATGTAAAAACGCTTGAGGGCATAGACGAGCTAAAAGATGAGAAAAAGGCGATCATCCGCACTCATGGCATCACTAAAAATGATCTTGCAGAGTTAAAAAAGAGCGACATAAAAGTGATCGACGCAACTTGTCCATTTGTGACAAAGCCACAGCAAATTTGTGAAAAAATGAGCGAAGAGGGCTATGATGTGGTAATTTATGGCGACATGCATCACCCTGAAGTAAAGGGCGTGAAGTCATATGCCAAGGGTAATGTCTATGTCGTGCTTGAAGAGAGCGAGCTAGATGGCATTAAATTTAAGCAAAAGGTCGCACTTGTTAGCCAAACGACTAGAAAAGTCGAGAAATTTATGCAGATCGCAAACTACCTTATGCTTCACGTAAAAGAGGTACGCGTTTTTAACACGATTTGCAACGCAACATTTGAAAACCAAGAGGCTGCTAAAAATTTGGCAAAAAGGGCTGACGTGATGATAATAATCGGTGGAAAAAATAGCTCAAATACAAAACAACTCTACCTAATATCTAAAAAATTCTGCGAAGATAGCTACTTGATAGAAAGCGAAGAAGAGCTTGAAAAGTCATGGTTTGATGGCAAAAATTTGTGTGGCATAAGTGCTGGTGCAAGTACGCCTGACTGGATCATACAAAAAGTCGTTGACAGAATCAAAAAAGTATAA
- the efp gene encoding elongation factor P encodes MASYSMGDLKKGLKIEIDGVPYKIVEYQHVKPGKGAAFVRAKIKSFIDGKVLEKTFHAGDKCEQPHLEEKEMQYLYDDGEYCQFMDTVTYEQVAISDEDVGDVKKWMIDGMMVEILFHNGNAIGVEVPQVVELKIVETPPNFKGDTQGGKKPATLESGAVVQIPFHVLEGEVIRVDTVRGEYIERANK; translated from the coding sequence ATGGCTTCATATTCAATGGGTGATCTAAAAAAAGGGCTAAAGATCGAGATCGATGGCGTTCCTTATAAAATCGTAGAATATCAACATGTTAAACCGGGCAAAGGTGCAGCTTTTGTTCGTGCGAAAATCAAATCTTTTATCGACGGAAAAGTGCTTGAAAAGACTTTTCACGCAGGCGATAAATGCGAGCAACCACATCTTGAAGAAAAAGAGATGCAGTATCTTTATGATGATGGTGAGTATTGTCAGTTTATGGATACAGTTACTTATGAGCAAGTTGCTATCAGCGATGAGGATGTGGGTGATGTAAAAAAATGGATGATCGATGGCATGATGGTTGAAATTTTATTTCACAATGGCAATGCGATCGGCGTTGAAGTACCACAAGTAGTTGAGCTAAAGATAGTTGAGACTCCACCAAATTTCAAGGGTGATACGCAAGGCGGTAAAAAGCCAGCTACTCTTGAGAGTGGTGCGGTAGTTCAGATACCATTTCACGTACTTGAGGGCGAAGTTATCCGTGTTGATACCGTTCGCGGCGAGTATATCGAGCGTGCAAATAAATAA
- the pheS gene encoding phenylalanine--tRNA ligase subunit alpha, with translation MQDFVNKIKNEISTLDDLEKVRVEIFGKKGILAQGFAKLKELGEDEKKEFAANLNKQRDELGALIEAKKAELSEQEIDNKMKKEAADITLFNEPVASGALHPVMATMDKIIEYFLALNFSLETGPLIEDDFHNFEALNLPKYHPARDMQDTFYLDDFRLLRTHTSPVQVRTMLNQKPPIRMIAPGTVFRRDMDLTHTPMFHQVEGLVVEDAEKVSFANLKSMLEGFLKHMFGDVEVRFRPSFFPFTEPSAEVDISCIFCHGKGCRVCKQTTWLEVLGCGVVDPNVFKAVGYKNVSGYAFGLGVERFAMLLHRVPDLRSLFEGDLRLLEQFK, from the coding sequence TTGCAAGATTTCGTTAATAAAATCAAAAATGAAATTTCAACGCTTGATGATTTGGAAAAAGTCAGGGTAGAAATTTTTGGCAAAAAGGGCATCTTGGCGCAAGGCTTTGCAAAGCTAAAAGAGCTTGGCGAGGACGAGAAAAAGGAATTTGCAGCAAATTTAAATAAGCAAAGAGATGAACTTGGCGCGCTAATAGAAGCTAAAAAAGCTGAGCTTAGCGAGCAAGAGATAGATAATAAGATGAAAAAAGAAGCCGCTGATATCACGCTATTTAATGAGCCAGTGGCTAGCGGGGCACTTCATCCTGTGATGGCTACGATGGATAAGATAATTGAGTATTTTTTAGCTCTAAATTTCTCGCTCGAGACTGGACCGCTTATAGAAGATGATTTTCACAACTTTGAGGCGCTAAATTTACCAAAATACCACCCAGCAAGGGATATGCAAGATACATTTTATCTAGATGATTTTAGACTTTTAAGGACGCATACGAGCCCAGTTCAGGTGCGAACTATGCTAAATCAAAAGCCGCCTATTCGCATGATAGCGCCAGGTACTGTTTTTAGACGTGATATGGATTTAACGCATACACCGATGTTTCACCAAGTCGAGGGCCTTGTTGTGGAAGATGCTGAGAAAGTTAGCTTTGCAAATTTAAAATCAATGCTTGAGGGCTTTTTAAAGCACATGTTTGGCGATGTTGAAGTACGTTTTCGCCCTAGCTTCTTCCCATTTACGGAGCCTAGCGCAGAGGTTGATATCAGTTGTATATTCTGCCACGGCAAGGGCTGCAGAGTATGCAAGCAGACTACTTGGCTTGAGGTACTTGGATGCGGCGTCGTTGATCCAAATGTATTTAAGGCGGTTGGCTATAAAAATGTAAGCGGATACGCCTTTGGCCTTGGCGTTGAGAGATTTGCAATGTTGCTTCATAGAGTGCCTGATCTAAGGTCGCTTTTTGAGGGAGATTTAAGATTGTTGGAGCAGTTTAAATGA